TATTCTAATTGCATATCATTGAGGTATGGATAACAAAAGgtctttaatttcttgattaatcaatGTTGCAGTCCCTGTCATTTGTGACCTCTAGCAACATCATGGTTAGCGGATTAACATCAATCAACAGTCAAATGTTTCACATTTCTATAGACCATTGCCATAACATTACACTTCAAAACATGAAGATTAGTGCCCCTAGTTGGAGTCCCAACACCGACGGCATACACATGCAATCTTCAACTGGAATTTCCATCACCAACAGTGTGATACAGACAGGAGATGATTGCATATCCATAGGTCCTGGCTCCAAGAATTTGAGGATCCATCGCATTGCTTGTGGTCCTGGACATGGAATAAGGTCTATTGATtttcacttcaatttttttctatttttcctgATTGATTAATTCATAATGAGACAAAGCttcttccaaaagaaaaaaacaattttcattctAACGTCTTTATAAAACATTCTTTATGCTCTTGCAGCATTGGTAGTCTAGCCCTACATCAAAATGAAGGTGGTGTGGAGGATGTGAAGGTAACGAGTGTTGTTTTCATGGGAACTCAAAACGGAGTTAGGATAAAATCATGGGGAAGACCAAGCACAGGGTATGCTCGAAACGTTGTTTTTGAAAACATTATCATGAAATATGTCTATAACCCAATCATCATTGATCAAAACTACTGCCCTAGTGCCAGAGGTTGTCCTAAGCATAGCTCTGGAGTGAAGATTAGTGGAGTGAcatataagaacataaagggAACATCTGCCACACAATTAGCAATGAATTTTGTTTGCAGCTCAAGTAATCCATGTAAAGGACTCAAATTGGAAGACATAAAGCTAACGTATTACAAAAAATCAGCCGCTGCCACATCGTTTTGTAAGAACGCAAATGGGAGCAATAAGGGACTAGTGATTCCCCCGAGTTGTTTGTGAAGAccaaagtaaattattttcttcatattcaaattcatttatattcattaataaacTCAAAGAATGTGATTGGATATAATGTATGTGTTATGTATAAAGtacaagaagaagaatattttttttatataataatcatgaagaataatatttctatcaattattggcttctttttctttttctttcctttcttttattttctttccaattCCTTTGTTTTTACAAGTCTATATAAATAAGGTTGCAATTAGTTAGTATACTAGGAAGAACATTTTGGGAATTTATTCTCCAACATAAACATTAATATTGTTGGAAAAGCATTTTgggaattttgttttaaaaatggtTAATAGACACATCAATTTGAGATCAAATTAAAGTAGAGTTCACATACTTTTGAGGTAAAACTTTGTTGGAATTTATTCTCCAACATAAACATTAATATTTCCGCACGTGTACAGCGTCGTGATGATCGTTCACTTTCATATATTGTACCTATCTAGCAAATATGTGaagataaaaaattcttttcttttatcagtgaaaaaaaaaaatggaagtcaccaccttgtttttttattactagaaaccctaatttGTCTCAGAGAATGGGCACGGGAactagtataaaaatacaaaccaatttacataaaattgatagaaaagtaCATGGGataatcacaaatttttttgaaaagattttttgaacttttttgaaatttttttaggcTGGGCCAGACCCGGTCCAATGCATTTTAGGTCTAGGCCTATCCAGCTCAGTGAATAGTGGAGAagctctccactgttcatgcaAAATAGTGGAGCAGCCAgggaatgaagaagaagaagaagaagaaagggaagggCAGGAGGGTTGACCTCCGGTgctgctggtggcggtggagagAAAGCTGACGATGGTTCACAGTGGTTATTACGGCAGTGGACAGTGTTTgctgtagtttttttcttcttcttctcgatGTAGATGCACCAgcctttggttttttcttttgataaataggattacaaacttatacgtaagatgtattttttatattaaaaaagttgttcgttttattttattaattgatgttAGAATTTATTTACTTGATAAGATCAAAATTTCTTTACCAATgaagacttttcttaaaccttagacCACTAACAAGACAATTGTAAAACCTTTAAACCACATCAAACCGCAAAGCAGTACATCTTATGTAGGGTGTGCTAGGGGTactaatacattttttaatcataatcaGTTTCCTACCCTTGAATTTCTAACAAATACAAGGACACTCCGAATGCaatattttgatacaaaattCAACGGCTACAATTGAACAACAATATTTGTATCAGTGGGATTTACTGCCACACTCAATCATGTTAGCTTTAATTATAGCTGCTTACATATGGTGTGTTTCACCTTCACCCACTAATCCAAATAATCAAGATAATAATCAATCCTAATTACTATACACAACTCTCAGGCATAAGCACTCCACTGCTGGTTCCACCTATGTTCTTACATGATGATGTTGCTGCTGTATTCATGTAAGTAAGTTTTATGTCTTGTAATTTGATTCCCCTGCAAGGATTACTGGGGCTGCAATCAAATGTCACTGCCTCTGGTGATGCTGATGTTCCTTGTATGTTCCTGTATGTCACTTGACTAATCTTCACCCCAGAACTCTattaaattaaacacaacaaattaattagattCCATCATATGAATTAAGTACACTAATTTGTTAGCTAATTGAAATACTGTAATTAATCACCTGACCAGGACAGCCCTGGTTATTTGGGCAATAATTTTGGTCAATGATAACTGGGTTCTTCACATTTTTCATAATCAAGTTTTGGAACACAACGTTCCTCACAAATCCATTGCTGGGCCTAGCCCATGATTTTATCCGTACACCATTGTCTGATCCACTGAAGATTGAATTTGTTAAGGTTATATTTTCTACACCACCTTCGTTGAATTCCTTGCCTAGACTTCCAATGCTGTAAAAATTTAAGGTACAACAAATGAATCAGTCAATCAATCAGAACCACTTCAGTGTTGTACTGGCTAGGACTCTTAATTTGCAATTAAAACAGTCAAGACATGTTATCATATCTTTTTAtcacaaaagaatataaattttagtCGAAAACCATCATAGAAATACTGAATTTATCTCCATATTCTTGTCTCTTAGTCTCTTAAACTAAATAtgtttatatcattttttaatacatttcatcTGTTTGAGGACACTAAAGATGAAAACATAGGTTACCTGATACCATGTCCAGGGCCACACTTAATGCTGCTCATGAGCATGTTCCTGGTGCTTGGACCGATTGATATGCAGTCATCTCCTGTCTGAAGTGTGCTGCCGGTGATTGTAACTCCGGTCGATGTTTGCACGTGAATACCGTCGGTGTTAGGGCTTTGGTCTGGAGCAATTACCCTTACATTTCGGACCAAAACATTGTTGCAACTGTTGATAACAAGGTGCATTGATTGACTGTTGATTGATGTCAGGCCGCTAATCAGGATGTCATTTGCCCAGTTGAATGTTATAGACTGCATTAACAAATTCATCCTATTGTTATAGACtgcattaattgaaaatatatataatgcaacttgttaaattactaaattgattttaaacttcaaatgtatgtatgtatatatgtaaactcacacacacacacacttaccCTAGCTCCGACAGGGCAATTCTGTCCAGATTTCCGGCAAGCCCAGAAGCCAGCACCTTTAGCATCAAGGGTGCCACCAAAGACAGAAACTCGATTGACTTTTATGAACAAAATCCAGTACCCTGAGTTGCCTAGAGCACGATAATCTGCAGGAGCTACAAGGGTTCCATCTATCTTAACCGTAATTTTATTCTTGCATGGACCTCTAAACACTGTTGCCTTGAGCAAATACCTTCCTTTAGGCACAGAGATTGTGGATGGAGAAGCTGAGCTACATGCAGCTGACCATGCCTTAAGAAAGGGTTGCGTTGAGTCAGTTTTGCCATCCGGTTTTGCACCAAACTTGATCACATTGTAGGATGCAGAAGCTGCATTTGATTGCTGAAAAATGCAGAAAAGGGAGAGTACTACATATGAAACAACAAACTTAGCCATAGAAGAGAGAAATTATGAGCTAGCTAACCAGGCAGTTCAGTTGGATGGTTAAAAAAATGGCAGTTAGGGAAAATATTTATAGGGAGGAGTGTATGGTGGTTTCGTATCCACTCCTCCAAATTGTAGCAGCTAGGGATTGCTGTTGCAAATGAtgattacaaattaaaattaatttaataaatgtcAATCTTGAACTTTAACAATTTGCACGTCTCCATATGTACTGATAGTGATTATATGTACGGCCACATGCATTCTTATAAGTTACGAGTCTAGATGAAGAAAAATGAACGCATCCCATGTGATAAGTTGTTGAGCACACAAACTGTTTAATTGTAAATTATGATGTTCCACAAGTAATTGATAACATGATTAAATAGTTGGTTGATAGTGGCAATATGATCATGCACTTTTATGTTAAGTTGTTAATGAATGaaagtatatattttatgaatgcTGCgttgcatgtgtgtgtgtgtaagagTTAAAGACTCAATGAAGTTGATGAACAGCCGCCATCTCCTCCTTTTCCACGTGATGGGTGAGTAATTGCTGCCGGGAATGCTGCCTCTTTTCAAGCTATTTCCGATCATCAATTATCAAATTAGCACTAATActattctctttctttcttttggtagattattattatttccgaAAATTGTTAtgttattcttaaaataaatatcattggataaaatatacacaaacataaaagaaaaaatcgcatttgaattacaattatataaagaatatcttcttttaagttaaaaaattagtttctttatttttattttctatacacaagataaaagaagaaaatcgcattcgaatcataaaaatattagaatatcctcttttaagttaaaaaagagttttttttttttttccttctttatatATTCTATTTCTCTGTTTAGTAATTATCACTAATTACTTCTGAAGTAACGTAGCATTTTTCCCCGGTTAACTTCAgccattaaaatttataatattttttaaaacaaatagatccttgttttcttcttctttttttaatgattaatttcGAAGGAGAAAAAGTCAAGGATGAATTGAGTAACATCCATTAATTAGATGAAAGCCCGATTATACGTTTTCGTCTGGGAATAAACAtatcatttttccttttctttttcttttagtcAACCAATTAAGATTTGTGCATATAACGTAGGCACATGTACATCCTTCGTACCTTTAATCTATACATCGTGAAGTACGGTGAAATGATAGTTGGTTGACTAATTTTCAGTTTCTTACGTAAGGCTTGCATGTCTTCATGCTAACTTAGTGATGGCTCGCGGTGGTACTGGCAACGATGGTGGAAGAATGAGTCTTCAAACGGTGGCATTATGCCATTGTTAATAGCGagagaaacaaagagagaggctgtttttcttttcttattcttttttttttgttcttctgatCTTGCATTTcctcttctttcctttcttacTCCTTGTTACACGTGTGTGGCGTTACAGCGATCATCCACCACCCTCATCAATGTGTTGAGTGTCTATCTTGGCAAATATGgaaagacaaggaattcttgttttttatcagtgaaaaaaatagaatgtgagtcaccacctaatattttgattactagGAATCCTAATTGGTCTTAGAGATCGGAAACTGATTGtgtaaagggaagatattagcacTCCAAATACGcattacctaaggtaagctacattgttttattatctGATAACAATTAAGGTCTTGTCGTGTTTTCTAATTTGTGATCtgtctatggtttaagaaaaaaatttctcgGTAAGAAGATTCTTATCTTATCAGATAAAAACCTAGTCATGCTAACgtcaaataaataaactatctttttaatatcgggAGTACGTTTtacaaataaattcataatcccggatattaaaagaaaacaaaatatttttttgggtgttttgaaatattggtctaattctcatgactttaataaactagttattaaagccaagatgcatgctaatacatatttttggaatttttgttgtatgaaaatatgatgtattttttttttttttagagacttggccgtatgcatgaaaacaaaaatattttttaaaaaaaaaaaaaggttttgatgaaaaacaggtattttaataccgcatttgtatctttacgatatagaaatacaaactaatattaaataaaattcagtaACAAAATACACgggaaaatcacaaatttcccgaaaaatatttttttatattatttttataagtggGTTggacccagcccaaaaaaaaaatctaggtcgAATCCCACTGTTGCATGAACAGTgggcgtgaattataattcaagcCTATTGTTTATGCAGTGAACagcggggaagaagaagaagaagaagaagaagaagaagaagggagagGAAGGCTAACCTGCGATGATGGTGGTCTAGCTGGCGTGAAGGGCAGCGTGGTGCAAGCGGTGGCAAAGATGGCGGCTGACGATGGCAACAGTCATTGTGGTTGATCCTCCTCTGATGAAGATATGGGTTGGTGGATATGAAGGTGGACAGACCGGTAGTGGTGGAGATGTTGGTGGCTGAACGCCacggtagagagagagagagagagagagagagagagaggttctCTTGGCAGTAGAAACTGGGCGTTAGAGGTTGGTTTTTTGGTCGATTTTGGACCCAAATTTCTCCACCCCTgagcaatgaaaataaaatttatttataggtGGTGAAAGAGAGACACTTTGTCTTTTTTAATGCCAAATCCTGGCCCTTGGATCGACGTGAAAGCATCCCAACCATTGCTTCAAAGAATCAATAATGAACTGTTAGTTTTGTGTAGGAAAATGGTTGGTCGGGTTGGCAACTTTGGGGCAGTGCCATCGCTCCTCTACAACCTCGATCAGCTCGAACAGCTTACACTAGCATGTAGTCAGGTATCACATGATCATTTGCGTGTATGTTTCATCTAATTTGGTGAAGAAACGAAGCACCAAATACCTTGAAAAGATGGTCACCCAACCAACCCtgatttgtaatttatttctatttacaCTTCTGATTggtttcaaacttttaattttgttcaattttacccGTGAAGAACTTCAATTTAAACCCTAGATTTCGGcgtatttttccttttgattcttgatttcaaatttcttcaatcaagtccctaattggccatcaaacttcaatacctatgcaattaaactcttgatttgaCCTAATCAACTCTCAAAATTCTACCTTCaccctagaactttaatttcttccaattaaaacttaaattgacttaaaaatcaatttttcttctaatcaaaccttatataaatttaattaaacctccaataaaatttaattgagtccataaacatctgattttagactttttttcctcaaattaaattt
This DNA window, taken from Populus alba chromosome 17, ASM523922v2, whole genome shotgun sequence, encodes the following:
- the LOC118029642 gene encoding polygalacturonase, yielding MVKIILLYCVLFLLFAASYQASNVVYNVVKLGAKPDGKVDSTEAFTKAWTLACSSTWPAMVYVPQGSFLIKPVVFGGPCKNKILFSIDGTIVAPSNYWVFGNSGFWILFYKVTGVTVYGGTIDAKGGSFWACRNAGNNCPPGSRSLSFVTSSNIMVSGLTSINSQMFHISIDHCHNITLQNMKISAPSWSPNTDGIHMQSSTGISITNSVIQTGDDCISIGPGSKNLRIHRIACGPGHGISIGSLALHQNEGGVEDVKVTSVVFMGTQNGVRIKSWGRPSTGYARNVVFENIIMKYVYNPIIIDQNYCPSARGCPKHSSGVKISGVTYKNIKGTSATQLAMNFVCSSSNPCKGLKLEDIKLTYYKKSAAATSFCKNANGSNKGLVIPPSCL
- the LOC118029645 gene encoding polygalacturonase; the encoded protein is MAKFVVSYVVLSLFCIFQQSNAASASYNVIKFGAKPDGKTDSTQPFLKAWSAACSSASPSTISVPKGRYLLKATVFRGPCKNKITVKIDGTLVAPADYRALGNSGYWILFIKVNRVSVFGGTLDAKGAGFWACRKSGQNCPVGARSITFNWANDILISGLTSINSQSMHLVINSCNNVLVRNVRVIAPDQSPNTDGIHVQTSTGVTITGSTLQTGDDCISIGPSTRNMLMSSIKCGPGHGISIGSLGKEFNEGGVENITLTNSIFSGSDNGVRIKSWARPSNGFVRNVVFQNLIMKNVKNPVIIDQNYCPNNQGCPGQSSGVKISQVTYRNIQGTSASPEAVTFDCSPSNPCRGIKLQDIKLTYMNTAATSSCKNIGGTSSGVLMPESCV